One region of Baekduia soli genomic DNA includes:
- a CDS encoding enoyl-CoA hydratase/isomerase family protein: MPDVQPASEVRTAVDAPVGRITLNRPKAINALTTVMVGAIAAALDAWEADDAVSVVVLDGAGERGFCAGGDIRMFRESALARDGAALEFWAREYALDARIAGYPKPVVAIMDGIVMGGGIGLAGHASHRVATERLRAAMPEVGIGFFPDVGGTHLLAAAPGRTGTHLALTGLPIGAADAVAIGLADAVVDHSRLDELMAALGSDTPDAAIATVAAASAEPPPGGIAADRAWIDACYAAGSVAEIVGRLEAREEDAAQAAAATIRTRSPTALAVTLRALRSDAARSSLQACLEQDLRIAEAFLQTPDFVEGIRAVVIDKDHDPHWDPPGLGDVTDVDRYFAPPA; encoded by the coding sequence ATGCCCGACGTGCAGCCCGCCTCCGAGGTCCGGACGGCCGTCGACGCGCCCGTCGGGCGCATCACGCTGAACCGCCCGAAGGCCATCAACGCGCTGACCACGGTCATGGTCGGGGCGATCGCCGCGGCGCTCGACGCCTGGGAGGCCGACGACGCCGTCTCCGTGGTCGTCCTCGACGGCGCCGGCGAGCGCGGCTTCTGCGCCGGGGGCGACATCCGGATGTTCCGCGAGAGCGCGCTGGCCCGCGACGGGGCGGCGCTGGAGTTCTGGGCCCGGGAGTACGCGCTGGACGCGCGGATCGCCGGCTACCCCAAGCCGGTCGTCGCGATCATGGACGGCATCGTCATGGGCGGGGGCATCGGCCTGGCCGGCCACGCGAGCCACCGGGTGGCGACCGAGCGGCTGCGCGCGGCCATGCCCGAGGTCGGCATCGGCTTCTTCCCCGACGTCGGCGGCACGCACCTGCTCGCCGCCGCGCCCGGCCGGACGGGCACGCACCTGGCGTTGACGGGGTTGCCGATCGGGGCCGCCGACGCGGTCGCCATCGGGCTCGCCGACGCCGTCGTCGACCACTCGCGCCTGGACGAGCTGATGGCGGCGCTGGGGAGCGACACGCCCGACGCGGCGATCGCCACCGTGGCCGCGGCGAGCGCCGAGCCGCCGCCCGGCGGGATCGCCGCCGACCGCGCCTGGATCGACGCGTGCTACGCGGCGGGGTCGGTGGCCGAGATCGTCGGGCGCCTGGAGGCGCGCGAGGAGGACGCCGCGCAGGCCGCGGCCGCGACGATCCGCACCCGCTCGCCCACGGCGCTGGCGGTGACGCTGCGCGCGCTGCGCTCCGACGCTGCGCGCTCCTCGCTGCAGGCCTGCCTGGAGCAGGACCTGCGCATCGCCGAGGCGTTCCTGCAGACGCCCGACTTCGTGGAGGGCATCCGCGCCGTCGTGATCGACAAGGACCACGACCCGCACTGGGACCCGCCGGGCCTGGGCGACGTGACCGACGTCGACCGGTACTTCGCGCCGCCGGCCTGA
- a CDS encoding GFA family protein has protein sequence MSDDAIPAPSLPLTGGCGCGAVRFEIDEPLVGAAYCHCTRCQHRSGTGFQASARAAPGSVRLTAGEEHLRAWSPGGLDKVFCALCGSAVLARQAGSGEIEIVRMAAIDGDPGIRPSARQFTAYAAPWEPIPDDGLPRHPERLPA, from the coding sequence ATGTCCGACGACGCCATCCCCGCCCCGTCGCTCCCGCTGACCGGCGGCTGCGGATGCGGGGCCGTCCGCTTCGAGATCGACGAGCCGCTGGTGGGCGCCGCCTACTGCCACTGCACGCGCTGCCAGCATCGCAGCGGGACGGGGTTCCAGGCCTCGGCCCGGGCCGCGCCGGGATCCGTGCGCCTCACGGCCGGCGAGGAGCATCTCCGCGCCTGGTCGCCCGGCGGCCTGGACAAGGTGTTCTGCGCCCTGTGCGGATCGGCGGTGCTCGCCCGTCAGGCGGGGAGCGGGGAGATCGAGATCGTGCGGATGGCCGCCATCGACGGCGACCCGGGCATCAGGCCCTCGGCCCGCCAGTTCACGGCCTACGCGGCACCGTGGGAGCCGATCCCCGACGACGGGCTGCCGCGCCACCCCGAGCGCCTCCCCGCGTGA